From Psychroflexus torquis ATCC 700755, the proteins below share one genomic window:
- a CDS encoding UDP-glucuronic acid decarboxylase family protein produces the protein MKKVLITGAAGFLGSHLCDKFIKEGFKVIGMDNLITGDLKNIEHLFKLDTFEFYHHDVSKFVHIPGDLDYILHFASPASPIDYLKIPIQTLKVGSLGTHNLLGLAKAKGARLLIASTSEVYGDPLVHPQTEEYYGNVNTIGPRGVYDEAKRFQESMTMAYHRFHGLETRIVRIFNTYGPRMRLNDGRVIPAFIGQALRGEDLTVFGDGSQTRSFCYVDDQIEGIYSLLMSDYAEPVNIGNPYEISILDFVKEIIKLTGTQQKIIFKPLPKDDPMQRQPDITKAKAILGWEPKVDRKEGMRLTYDYFKSLSEDELKKSEHKDFTSHNRK, from the coding sequence ATGAAAAAAGTTTTAATAACAGGGGCTGCAGGATTCTTAGGATCACACCTCTGCGATAAGTTTATAAAGGAAGGTTTTAAGGTTATTGGCATGGATAATCTTATCACTGGTGATTTAAAAAACATAGAACACCTTTTTAAACTCGACACCTTCGAATTTTATCATCATGATGTAAGTAAATTTGTGCATATTCCAGGAGATTTGGATTATATTCTCCATTTTGCCTCTCCAGCGAGCCCAATTGATTATTTAAAAATTCCCATCCAAACCCTTAAAGTGGGTTCTCTAGGGACCCATAATTTGTTAGGCCTAGCAAAAGCTAAAGGAGCTAGACTTTTGATTGCTTCCACTAGTGAAGTGTATGGTGATCCTCTTGTTCACCCTCAAACTGAAGAGTATTATGGAAATGTAAATACGATTGGACCTAGAGGGGTTTATGATGAAGCAAAACGTTTTCAAGAATCTATGACCATGGCTTATCACAGGTTCCATGGGTTAGAAACTAGAATTGTTCGTATATTTAATACTTACGGTCCTCGCATGCGTTTGAATGATGGTCGAGTAATTCCTGCTTTTATTGGTCAAGCTTTACGGGGAGAAGATCTTACTGTTTTTGGAGATGGCTCTCAGACCCGTTCCTTTTGTTATGTAGATGACCAAATAGAAGGAATTTACAGTTTATTGATGAGCGATTATGCAGAGCCTGTAAATATTGGAAATCCTTATGAAATTTCAATTCTAGACTTTGTCAAAGAAATTATTAAACTAACAGGAACTCAACAGAAAATAATCTTTAAACCTTTGCCAAAAGACGATCCAATGCAGCGTCAACCAGATATTACTAAAGCTAAAGCCATTTTGGGTTGGGAACCAAAAGTAGATAGGAAAGAAGGAATGCGTCTTACATATGATTACTTCAAATCTTTAAGTGAGGACGAGTTAAAAAAGAGTGAACATAAAGATTTCACCTCTCATAACAGGAAATAA
- a CDS encoding serine O-acetyltransferase — MKRLSIGRALYEFFTGIILSIYCYRSIRVYLSNHLNIGIWKLYKQKTTLPHPVGIVIGYKVILGKGCKIYHNVTIGTKDTKNFKNAPYPIIGDNVLIYPNSIIIGDISIGDNVIIGAGAIVLNDIPSNSTVIGNPARIVKRKTL, encoded by the coding sequence ATGAAAAGATTGAGCATAGGAAGAGCTTTATATGAATTTTTTACTGGAATAATATTAAGTATTTATTGCTATAGGTCAATAAGGGTATATTTAAGCAACCATTTAAATATTGGCATATGGAAGCTTTATAAACAAAAAACAACTTTACCTCATCCAGTAGGTATCGTTATAGGTTACAAGGTTATCCTAGGAAAGGGGTGTAAAATATATCATAATGTTACTATAGGTACTAAGGATACTAAAAACTTTAAAAATGCACCTTATCCCATAATAGGTGATAATGTACTAATTTACCCTAATAGTATCATAATTGGAGATATTAGTATTGGTGATAATGTAATAATTGGAGCTGGAGCTATTGTTTTGAATGATATACCTTCAAATTCTACAGTGATTGGTAATCCGGCTAGAATTGTAAAAAGAAAGACTTTATAG
- a CDS encoding O-antigen ligase family protein: MKLVFKKHKISLSLFLILAGFFFIPFNSGINIPFFGEFSRESCVLFFLASGLVTLFEILFKKNIYFPKSHFLIHLIFLFIIWIIVSFFVNFNDIQGYELKNTSGLVRFFSQITSLIISISFFIFYYNAFRSESIWTLLRLIRKAFLLGFAFVSLYVLLETLIVKLKFSFLQDLLYLFDYFPFTDVKLDLGLNRISGPTFEPPSFATYLITVTPWMLSYIITHKIILKYIPCLLVLTFAFLSGSRAGIFIITIQFIVFFLCFINFKKYQTYLIKLLFFGGIVTLLIFAFKGRIITNYITEQATSFNIDGDEHSISNKSRFGIQYANYEVFKNNPFFGVGFGQQSFEAKKYYPRWSLKGNWEFRLKYLNDNHPSFVPGYNLYIRLLAETGFIGLIIFLTILVLSITMCLIAIYQKNKNHLIYLIILTSLVGTGLNWLKVDSFRDYIFWINLALLIILTSGLSKSKISKRIES; encoded by the coding sequence TTGAAATTAGTATTTAAAAAACATAAAATAAGTTTAAGCCTTTTTTTAATTTTAGCAGGATTCTTTTTTATTCCCTTTAACTCTGGAATAAACATCCCTTTTTTTGGAGAATTCTCAAGAGAGTCTTGTGTTCTATTTTTTTTAGCTTCAGGATTAGTTACTTTATTTGAAATTTTATTTAAAAAAAATATATATTTCCCTAAAAGTCATTTTTTAATTCACCTTATATTTTTATTCATAATATGGATAATCGTTAGTTTTTTCGTGAACTTTAATGATATTCAAGGTTATGAATTGAAAAACACCTCTGGATTAGTAAGGTTTTTTAGTCAAATAACATCCTTAATTATAAGTATCTCTTTTTTCATTTTTTATTACAATGCTTTTAGATCAGAATCCATTTGGACATTATTAAGATTAATTAGAAAAGCATTTTTACTTGGCTTTGCCTTTGTATCCCTATATGTTTTACTTGAAACATTAATAGTCAAATTAAAATTTAGCTTTTTACAAGATCTATTATATTTATTCGATTATTTTCCTTTCACAGATGTGAAGTTGGACTTAGGATTAAACAGAATTTCTGGTCCTACTTTCGAACCTCCTTCTTTTGCAACGTATTTGATCACTGTCACACCTTGGATGCTTAGCTATATAATAACTCATAAGATTATTTTAAAATATATTCCATGTCTCTTAGTTTTAACCTTTGCATTTCTTTCAGGGTCTAGGGCTGGAATTTTTATTATTACAATTCAGTTTATTGTCTTTTTTTTATGTTTCATAAATTTTAAAAAATATCAAACATATCTCATCAAATTATTGTTTTTTGGAGGTATCGTAACCCTACTCATTTTTGCTTTTAAAGGTCGGATAATTACTAATTATATAACTGAACAGGCAACATCTTTTAATATTGATGGAGATGAACATTCAATTTCAAACAAATCTAGATTTGGAATTCAATATGCAAATTATGAAGTTTTCAAAAATAATCCTTTTTTTGGTGTTGGGTTTGGTCAACAGTCTTTTGAAGCTAAAAAATATTATCCTAGATGGTCTCTAAAAGGTAATTGGGAGTTTAGGTTAAAATACTTGAATGATAATCATCCTAGTTTTGTACCTGGATATAATTTATATATAAGGCTTCTTGCAGAAACTGGTTTCATTGGTTTAATCATCTTTTTAACTATTCTAGTCTTAAGTATCACAATGTGTTTAATTGCAATCTATCAAAAAAACAAAAATCATTTGATTTATTTAATTATTCTTACAAGCTTAGTAGGCACAGGACTTAATTGGTTAAAAGTTGATTCATTTAGAGATTATATTTTTTGGATTAATTTGGCTTTATTAATAATTTTAACTTCAGGTTTATCCAAATCTAAAATATCTAAAAGAATTGAAAGTTAA
- a CDS encoding glycosyltransferase has protein sequence MKNAKIKVAHILHSVGGVDVSLRLILGNLDHNHFENFVIHGQTDTNLEFKDQNGKTLPTFQTSISRNINLIKDLKALLDIVQFLKKERPDLIHCHSAKGGILGKISSFFFGIPCFHTPQAYSYLSAENKLKKGLFLGVEKFLSHFNNKILASSNSEKNRAIKEVGYKKNKVLVFSNSILPINNIPKLSIPKTWPDDYICSVGRPSFQKNIELMIEILAKVKNKKPDIHLVLMGVGFHSPNLSIVKELIEKHRLKNNITLLEWTQREDIFNIVAHSKLYISTARYEGLPYSIIESLALSKACVVTDADGNRDLIENKKNGYVLNPNETDSFVDKVLELLQNDKLRDSFGIYSKSKFESEFNILKTIQNLESIYTHEVNSY, from the coding sequence GTGAAAAATGCAAAAATTAAAGTTGCACATATATTGCACTCTGTAGGAGGTGTAGACGTTTCTTTACGACTTATACTAGGGAATTTAGATCATAACCATTTTGAAAATTTTGTAATTCATGGTCAAACTGATACAAATCTAGAATTTAAAGATCAGAACGGAAAAACTCTTCCTACATTTCAAACAAGCATATCAAGAAATATTAATCTAATAAAAGATCTTAAAGCTCTACTGGACATTGTTCAGTTTTTAAAAAAAGAAAGACCGGATTTAATACATTGTCATAGTGCTAAAGGAGGAATTTTAGGTAAAATTTCATCTTTTTTTTTCGGCATTCCTTGTTTTCACACTCCTCAAGCATACTCATATCTTAGTGCAGAAAACAAATTAAAAAAAGGATTGTTTTTAGGTGTAGAAAAATTTCTTTCCCATTTCAACAATAAAATATTAGCTTCTTCTAACTCAGAAAAGAATAGAGCCATCAAGGAGGTTGGATATAAGAAGAATAAAGTTTTAGTCTTTTCAAATTCAATATTACCTATAAATAATATACCAAAATTGAGTATTCCAAAAACTTGGCCGGATGATTATATTTGTTCCGTAGGGAGACCTTCTTTCCAAAAAAATATTGAGTTAATGATTGAAATACTCGCAAAAGTAAAAAATAAAAAGCCAGACATTCATCTCGTTCTTATGGGGGTTGGATTTCACTCTCCTAACTTATCTATAGTAAAAGAACTTATTGAAAAACATCGTTTGAAAAACAATATAACCCTTCTGGAATGGACTCAAAGAGAAGATATATTTAATATAGTAGCCCATTCAAAATTATACATTTCAACGGCGAGATATGAGGGTTTGCCTTATTCTATAATAGAAAGTTTAGCTCTATCAAAAGCCTGTGTAGTCACAGATGCTGATGGAAATAGAGACTTGATTGAGAATAAAAAAAACGGGTATGTTCTGAATCCAAATGAAACAGATTCTTTCGTTGACAAAGTATTGGAGTTGTTACAAAATGACAAACTAAGAGATAGTTTTGGGATCTATTCTAAAAGTAAATTTGAATCGGAATTTAATATCTTGAAAACCATTCAAAATCTAGAATCCATTTATACGCATGAAGTTAATTCTTATTAA
- a CDS encoding O-antigen ligase family protein, with protein sequence MKNEFLLNRIYLLLWVAFAFFLPFSKALPNLLLIPILILFLFLTKYKQINFSLKNGFLFFIVSVAWISVSTIIQGGVEDTIKLLLKFYLLIGIFFLAQSLDRNSFTVLYGFISGCIIQFFISTYSIVKFYLENGYLRLDTGGGVNEILHGERPYIGFMFALSILFSLFIIRKFKYQWLYIWVGLATGFIFYISARLATGMCILILIHHIYETFKKRKAFFFIISFVLVSLTTAGFFFNENFQKRMRLENDLGSTYEKFKAYEPRFIIWSCAIEVSHNMRPILGLGNLKAIEKNLVNCYLSKIPNNQKSKLKYYQEMAFNTHNQFLSFLLIGGWLACLLLFLFFLFSFYRSNSILYTITLAMFLIFFIFENVLYRQSGIHLAGLLFGLLNRNLLTEDKKI encoded by the coding sequence ATGAAAAATGAATTCCTTTTAAACAGAATATATCTTTTACTTTGGGTTGCTTTTGCTTTTTTCCTTCCATTCTCAAAAGCTCTTCCTAATTTGCTTTTAATTCCTATTTTAATACTTTTTCTTTTTTTAACCAAATACAAGCAAATTAATTTTTCATTGAAAAATGGATTTTTATTTTTTATTGTATCTGTTGCATGGATTAGTGTTTCAACGATTATTCAAGGTGGAGTAGAAGATACCATAAAATTACTTTTAAAATTTTATCTTCTCATAGGAATTTTTTTCCTTGCACAAAGTTTGGATAGGAATAGTTTTACGGTACTCTATGGATTTATTAGTGGTTGTATTATACAGTTTTTTATTTCTACCTATAGTATTGTCAAATTTTATCTAGAGAATGGATACCTTAGGTTAGATACAGGAGGGGGTGTAAACGAAATCCTTCATGGTGAGAGACCATATATTGGATTTATGTTTGCCCTAAGCATTCTATTTAGCCTATTTATTATTAGAAAATTCAAGTATCAATGGCTTTACATTTGGGTTGGCTTAGCAACAGGTTTTATTTTTTACATTTCCGCAAGACTAGCTACAGGGATGTGTATTTTAATTTTAATTCATCATATTTATGAAACTTTCAAAAAGCGTAAAGCCTTTTTTTTTATAATAAGTTTTGTCCTTGTCTCGTTAACAACAGCGGGTTTTTTTTTCAACGAAAACTTTCAAAAGAGAATGCGTTTGGAGAATGATTTAGGTTCTACTTATGAGAAATTTAAAGCTTACGAACCTAGGTTTATAATATGGAGTTGTGCCATAGAGGTAAGTCATAATATGAGACCCATTCTTGGACTTGGAAATTTAAAAGCAATCGAAAAAAATTTAGTAAACTGTTATTTGTCTAAGATACCTAATAATCAAAAAAGTAAGCTGAAATACTATCAGGAAATGGCCTTTAATACACATAATCAATTCCTTAGCTTTCTTTTGATAGGAGGCTGGCTAGCCTGTTTATTATTGTTTTTGTTTTTCCTGTTTTCTTTTTATAGGTCAAATAGTATTTTATATACCATAACTCTTGCCATGTTTCTGATCTTCTTTATTTTTGAAAATGTTCTTTACCGACAATCAGGAATTCATCTAGCCGGACTTTTATTTGGATTACTAAATAGAAACTTATTAACAGAAGATAAAAAAATTTAA
- a CDS encoding glycosyltransferase: MEKSRLILIIPHYNCPKQLDESIASIDEQINVDILIVDDGSHIKPNQELLEQSYKFGNIFFESLKVNSGIGVALNFGIDIVLKMGYELIGRLDCGDLFVKDKCFKQINYLDAHKDVKLLGTWANVVDENKQFLYELKHPTDYELILKSIYLNSVFLHPSVIFYSSIIRKVGNYPFKYRRASQDYAFFFKIIKHFKAENYPEILVNYISEPNSISTQKRKLQVYNRILIIIDNFYFGYYPIKGIFRNVLLLLLSRTFTDRIKKLLKK; the protein is encoded by the coding sequence ATGGAGAAAAGTAGGCTTATTCTTATAATACCCCATTATAATTGCCCAAAACAATTAGATGAATCAATTGCATCTATAGATGAGCAAATCAATGTGGATATTCTAATTGTAGACGATGGAAGCCATATTAAACCTAATCAAGAACTTTTAGAGCAAAGTTATAAATTTGGTAATATTTTTTTTGAATCTCTAAAAGTCAATAGTGGTATAGGGGTTGCATTGAATTTTGGTATCGATATAGTGTTGAAAATGGGTTATGAATTAATAGGTCGTCTGGATTGTGGTGATTTGTTTGTGAAGGATAAATGTTTCAAACAAATAAATTATTTAGATGCACATAAGGATGTGAAATTATTAGGTACATGGGCGAATGTTGTGGACGAAAACAAACAATTTTTATATGAACTCAAACACCCAACTGATTATGAGTTGATTTTAAAAAGCATATATTTAAATAGTGTTTTTTTGCATCCCTCCGTAATATTTTATTCTAGTATTATTCGAAAAGTTGGAAACTATCCGTTTAAGTATAGACGTGCATCTCAAGATTATGCTTTTTTTTTTAAAATTATAAAACATTTTAAAGCTGAAAATTATCCGGAAATTCTGGTTAATTATATTTCAGAACCAAACTCTATCTCGACCCAAAAAAGGAAACTTCAAGTCTATAATAGAATTTTAATAATTATTGATAATTTTTATTTTGGATATTATCCAATCAAAGGAATTTTCAGGAACGTTCTTTTATTGCTACTTTCAAGAACGTTTACTGATAGAATAAAAAAGTTATTAAAAAAATGA
- a CDS encoding undecaprenyl-phosphate glucose phosphotransferase, translating into MASKTGRYSTYIRPASYLIDIVILIFFAAQFNFDPIVNATFFSYIIITWILLSIKSNFYEIYRYTKVIKLVSLTFLQAIIFTLIVFAFFGFYFEYGRESNRIFLYLAKSFGLILFIKITVHHLLKSYRKDLGGNYRITVIIGDSLRTRQLNDFFKITPEYGYKCLKVFNLNNSKTQLSHVYDFILENKVDEIYCSMAEVDNIQLNQIVDFADNNLKVLKFLPDNKDIYSRKLNYEYYGFLPILSLRKIPFDDPLNKFIKRSLDIIISLLVLFFILSWLTPLLAIIIKIESKGAVFFKQKRNGLDYKEFYCFKFRSMKPNLQADLHQVSKNDKRITKVGRLLRKTSFDELPQFYNVLLGDMSVVGPRPHMVSHTHMYAENVDKFMVRHFIKPGITGLAQVSGYRGEVETDQDIINRVKYDIFYLENWSLLLDLKIVIQTVLNAIKGEKKAY; encoded by the coding sequence ATGGCAAGTAAAACAGGGCGTTATTCGACTTATATTCGACCAGCGTCATATTTAATCGATATTGTAATCCTTATTTTTTTCGCAGCTCAATTCAATTTTGACCCGATTGTTAATGCTACATTTTTTTCTTACATCATAATTACTTGGATTTTACTTTCTATAAAATCCAATTTTTATGAGATCTATAGATATACTAAAGTAATCAAATTAGTTTCACTTACCTTTTTACAAGCGATCATTTTTACTTTAATTGTTTTTGCTTTTTTCGGATTTTATTTTGAATATGGGCGAGAGTCCAACAGGATCTTTCTCTATTTGGCAAAATCGTTTGGTCTTATTTTGTTTATTAAGATTACAGTGCATCATCTCCTTAAGAGTTATAGAAAAGACCTTGGAGGTAATTATAGAATCACTGTTATTATTGGAGATTCCTTAAGAACAAGACAACTCAATGATTTTTTTAAGATAACTCCAGAATATGGCTACAAATGCTTGAAGGTATTTAATTTAAACAATTCAAAAACTCAATTATCTCATGTTTATGATTTTATCCTAGAAAATAAAGTTGATGAAATCTATTGTTCGATGGCTGAAGTTGACAACATACAACTCAATCAAATTGTAGATTTTGCAGACAATAACCTTAAAGTCCTCAAATTTTTACCAGATAATAAAGATATATATTCTAGAAAGCTCAACTATGAATATTACGGATTTTTACCTATTCTATCTCTTAGAAAAATTCCTTTTGACGATCCACTAAACAAATTTATAAAGCGTTCCCTTGACATTATTATTAGCTTGTTGGTTCTTTTTTTTATTCTATCTTGGTTAACTCCTTTGTTAGCTATTATCATAAAGATAGAAAGTAAAGGAGCTGTATTTTTTAAACAGAAGCGTAACGGATTAGATTATAAAGAATTTTATTGTTTTAAATTTAGGTCTATGAAGCCTAATCTGCAAGCTGATTTGCATCAAGTGAGTAAAAATGATAAGCGCATTACCAAAGTAGGTCGCTTATTACGTAAGACTAGTTTTGATGAATTGCCCCAATTTTACAACGTTCTGTTGGGAGATATGAGTGTTGTGGGCCCACGTCCCCACATGGTAAGTCATACGCATATGTATGCTGAAAATGTAGATAAATTTATGGTAAGACACTTTATTAAACCAGGGATCACAGGTTTGGCTCAAGTAAGCGGTTATAGAGGAGAAGTAGAAACTGACCAAGACATCATAAATAGAGTCAAATACGATATTTTTTATCTAGAAAACTGGTCTTTGTTGCTAGATTTAAAAATTGTGATTCAAACGGTTTTAAATGCTATTAAAGGTGAAAAAAAAGCGTATTAA
- a CDS encoding sulfotransferase family protein — protein MSKNNLPNFIVVGFPKCGSTALHYYLESHPEIYMPLQKELHYFTSDKLLKLNKGPGDKEVKKFMLTSLIEYQKAYKNVRDEKAVGDASPSYINHPDKIPFIKETLKDTKIIILLRDPIKRAYSNYLHLLREKREHLPFLEALEEEDNRAKKKYSDFWYYKYNSTYFEKVDKFKKSFDEVLIITQEELNNNTIKTVKKVYSFLDVSEITPENASQRYNAGGIYKDNFITNLLLKQSVFRSTLKKLIPITPKMKEYKEKMIAKYKTKAPAISEEAENYLVERLREDVLKLNQVYNVDISNWNKKFKKQSIKIYN, from the coding sequence ATGAGTAAAAATAATCTCCCCAATTTTATAGTTGTTGGTTTTCCCAAATGTGGTTCTACGGCACTACATTATTATTTGGAAAGCCACCCAGAAATATACATGCCTTTGCAAAAAGAGTTGCATTATTTTACTTCAGATAAATTACTTAAGCTTAATAAAGGTCCTGGTGATAAAGAGGTAAAGAAGTTCATGCTTACATCATTAATTGAATACCAAAAAGCATATAAAAATGTTAGAGATGAAAAGGCTGTTGGTGACGCGTCTCCATCCTATATAAATCATCCTGATAAAATTCCTTTTATTAAAGAAACGCTAAAAGATACTAAGATAATTATTTTACTTCGTGACCCTATAAAAAGAGCTTATTCAAACTACTTACACTTATTGAGAGAAAAACGAGAACATTTGCCATTTTTAGAAGCTTTAGAAGAAGAGGACAATCGTGCTAAAAAGAAATATTCTGATTTTTGGTATTATAAATACAACTCTACTTATTTCGAAAAAGTGGATAAGTTTAAAAAATCCTTCGACGAAGTTCTAATAATTACTCAAGAAGAACTCAATAATAATACAATTAAAACCGTTAAAAAAGTGTACTCTTTTTTAGATGTTAGTGAAATAACTCCGGAAAATGCTAGTCAGCGTTATAATGCTGGTGGAATTTATAAAGATAATTTTATAACTAATTTGCTACTTAAGCAATCAGTATTCAGGTCAACATTGAAGAAATTAATTCCTATAACCCCCAAAATGAAGGAGTATAAAGAAAAAATGATAGCTAAATACAAAACTAAAGCACCAGCAATAAGCGAAGAAGCGGAAAATTATCTTGTGGAAAGGTTGAGAGAGGATGTTCTTAAATTAAATCAAGTTTATAACGTTGATATTTCTAACTGGAATAAAAAATTTAAAAAACAATCAATAAAAATATATAATTGA
- a CDS encoding UDP-glucose dehydrogenase family protein, giving the protein MKIAVIGTGYVGLVTGTCLAENGNDVLCVDIDTNKVKQMKAGIVPIYEPHLDVLFERNIKAGRLNFTTNLKEGLDFGEVIFLALPTPENEDGSADLKYVLGVAKEIGEYITTYKVIVDKSTVPVGTADLVKATIEKSCKTDFNVVSNPEFLREGFAVDDFLKPERIVIGSSSEKAIEVMQRLYQPFVRSGNPIIIMDEKSAELTKYASNSFLATKITFMNEIANYCQKVGADVDKVRIGMGTDSRIGKRFLFPGIGYGGSCFPKDVKALHKSGKDINYDFKILEAVVEVNEHQKTILFPEVSTYFDDNLEGKTIAIWGLAFKPQTDDIREAPALYMIEKLLEAGARVKAFDPEAMDNVKEKYGDKLQYGKDMYEVTEGADALLICTEWSIFRTPNYDLLKSNLKNPVIFDGRNLYPTVELAKRGIHYISIGRQKV; this is encoded by the coding sequence ATGAAAATAGCTGTAATAGGCACAGGCTATGTAGGCCTGGTCACTGGAACATGTTTAGCGGAAAATGGAAATGATGTTCTTTGTGTTGACATAGATACAAATAAAGTTAAGCAAATGAAAGCGGGTATAGTTCCTATCTATGAGCCGCATTTGGACGTGTTATTTGAAAGAAATATCAAAGCAGGTCGACTCAATTTCACAACCAATTTGAAAGAAGGTTTGGATTTTGGAGAGGTTATTTTTTTAGCCTTACCCACTCCAGAAAATGAAGACGGTTCTGCAGATTTAAAATATGTTTTGGGTGTAGCTAAAGAAATAGGAGAATATATCACAACTTATAAGGTTATTGTTGATAAAAGTACAGTTCCTGTAGGGACAGCAGATTTGGTAAAAGCAACTATAGAAAAAAGTTGTAAAACTGATTTTAATGTGGTTTCTAATCCAGAATTTCTAAGGGAAGGTTTTGCCGTCGATGATTTTTTAAAACCAGAGCGCATTGTTATAGGTTCCAGCAGTGAAAAAGCTATTGAGGTTATGCAGAGGCTTTACCAGCCTTTCGTAAGGTCTGGTAATCCCATTATCATCATGGATGAGAAGTCAGCAGAATTAACTAAATATGCTTCGAACTCCTTTTTAGCTACTAAAATTACTTTTATGAACGAAATAGCCAACTACTGTCAAAAGGTAGGGGCAGATGTTGATAAGGTTAGAATAGGTATGGGAACCGATTCTAGAATTGGAAAACGATTTCTCTTTCCAGGTATTGGGTACGGTGGGTCTTGTTTTCCAAAGGATGTAAAGGCACTTCACAAATCGGGGAAGGATATCAACTACGATTTCAAAATTTTGGAGGCTGTGGTGGAAGTCAATGAACACCAAAAAACAATTCTTTTTCCAGAAGTTTCTACTTATTTTGATGATAATTTGGAAGGAAAGACCATCGCGATTTGGGGTTTAGCGTTTAAGCCTCAAACGGATGATATTCGAGAAGCTCCTGCTTTATATATGATCGAGAAGCTTTTGGAAGCCGGTGCTAGAGTAAAGGCTTTCGACCCTGAAGCGATGGACAACGTAAAAGAAAAATATGGGGATAAGTTACAGTATGGTAAGGATATGTATGAGGTTACAGAGGGGGCAGATGCCTTGTTGATTTGTACCGAGTGGAGCATATTCAGGACTCCAAATTATGACTTATTAAAGTCCAATCTAAAAAACCCCGTTATCTTTGATGGGAGAAACTTATATCCAACGGTGGAGCTGGCAAAGCGAGGAATTCACTACATTTCTATAGGAAGACAAAAAGTATAA
- a CDS encoding ATP-binding protein, which produces MISRIAQAELINLSQQYKAIAVIGPRQSGKTTLVKLVFPDKPYVNLENPDIRNFASEDPRAFLDQFSKGAILDEVQRTPELFSYLQQVLDENDQTAQFILTGSNNFLLQQSITQSLAGRVGYLNLLPFSLSEIKNLAPAKIHELLFKGFYPPLYDKPFEIQKWLSNYISTYIERDVRQLRSIENLVVFEKFLKLCAGRVGQLLNKNTLAIETGVDSKTIESWIGVLEASFIIFRLQPHHKNFNKRVVKMPKLYFYDVGLASALLGVQKAKQLEFHPFKGSLFENMVVVELLKQRLNKGKLNNLYFWRNSKGNEIDIIIDNFDELIPIEIKSGKTITKDYFKGLDYWNNLTGLTGGRVIYGGSQYQKRSHGVEVIPFASLAEINNR; this is translated from the coding sequence ATGATTTCAAGAATAGCACAAGCAGAACTTATCAATTTGTCTCAACAATATAAGGCCATAGCAGTCATTGGCCCTAGGCAGTCCGGTAAAACAACCTTAGTAAAATTAGTATTTCCTGACAAACCCTATGTGAATTTAGAAAATCCAGACATAAGGAATTTTGCTTCTGAAGATCCTAGAGCCTTTCTCGATCAATTTTCTAAAGGAGCTATTTTAGATGAAGTACAACGCACACCAGAGCTATTTTCTTATTTACAGCAGGTACTAGATGAAAATGACCAAACCGCTCAATTTATACTTACAGGCTCCAATAATTTTTTACTACAGCAAAGTATTACTCAAAGTTTGGCAGGCAGAGTTGGGTATTTAAATTTGTTACCTTTTTCTTTATCAGAGATTAAGAATTTGGCCCCAGCGAAAATTCATGAATTGCTTTTTAAAGGATTTTATCCTCCGTTATACGATAAACCATTTGAAATTCAAAAATGGTTATCAAATTATATTAGTACTTACATAGAGAGAGATGTAAGGCAATTGCGAAGTATTGAAAATCTTGTTGTTTTTGAAAAATTTTTGAAATTATGTGCTGGCAGAGTGGGGCAACTATTAAATAAAAATACTTTGGCAATAGAAACAGGAGTCGATAGTAAAACTATTGAATCCTGGATAGGAGTATTAGAAGCAAGTTTTATTATATTCAGGTTACAACCTCATCATAAAAATTTCAATAAACGAGTTGTTAAAATGCCGAAATTATACTTTTATGATGTAGGTCTAGCGAGTGCGTTGTTGGGGGTGCAAAAAGCAAAACAATTAGAGTTCCACCCTTTCAAAGGAAGTTTGTTTGAAAATATGGTGGTCGTCGAACTATTAAAACAAAGATTGAATAAGGGAAAGTTAAATAACTTGTACTTTTGGAGAAATAGTAAGGGCAATGAAATTGATATTATAATAGATAATTTTGATGAGTTGATCCCTATTGAAATAAAATCGGGCAAAACAATTACCAAAGATTATTTTAAAGGTCTAGACTATTGGAATAATTTAACTGGCTTAACTGGGGGCAGGGTTATATACGGAGGAAGCCAGTACCAAAAAAGAAGTCATGGTGTAGAAGTCATTCCTTTTGCATCATTAGCAGAAATTAATAATAGATAA